In Kitasatospora gansuensis, a genomic segment contains:
- a CDS encoding response regulator transcription factor has protein sequence MDELQSDTGSVRVLIVDDHPLFREGLKAALQSADGIEVVGEAETVAAVPDAVAACLPDVVVLDLSLPDGSGLEAARRLAEQTPTAPVLMLTMADDDGSLLAALQAGARGYLVKGAGRDEVLHAVRTVAAGGAVFGSEIAARITTLLAGTKLREAGQLFPSLTAREAEVLNLVARGLDNRRIARELVVAEKTVRNHVTHIFEKLHVATRAEAVARARDMGLGGD, from the coding sequence GTGGATGAGCTGCAGAGTGACACCGGTTCGGTGCGTGTACTGATCGTCGATGACCACCCGCTCTTCCGGGAGGGGCTGAAGGCCGCCCTGCAGAGCGCCGACGGGATCGAGGTGGTCGGCGAGGCGGAGACCGTCGCGGCCGTGCCGGACGCGGTGGCCGCGTGCCTGCCGGACGTGGTGGTGCTCGACCTCTCGCTGCCCGACGGCTCCGGCCTGGAGGCGGCCCGCAGGCTGGCCGAGCAGACCCCGACCGCACCCGTGCTGATGCTCACCATGGCCGACGACGACGGCAGCCTGCTGGCCGCCCTGCAGGCCGGCGCCCGGGGCTACCTGGTCAAGGGCGCCGGGCGGGACGAGGTGCTGCACGCGGTGCGCACCGTGGCGGCCGGCGGCGCGGTCTTCGGCTCCGAGATCGCGGCCCGGATCACCACCCTGCTGGCCGGCACCAAGCTGCGCGAGGCGGGCCAGCTGTTCCCCTCGCTCACCGCCAGGGAGGCCGAGGTGCTCAACCTGGTGGCCCGGGGGCTGGACAACCGCCGGATCGCCCGCGAGCTGGTGGTGGCCGAGAAGACGGTCCGCAACCACGTCACCCACATCTTCGAGAAGCTGCACGTCGCCACCCGCGCCGAGGCGGTCGCCCGGGCCAGGGACATGGGCCTCGGCGGCGACTGA
- a CDS encoding sensor histidine kinase, translated as MSENESTTTARAFAAAALALLCTLVWVVLALANRGLEGISDYYFFDGVWVALGLTFTLSGLVLVINRSGSGLGVLLLVTGVLQSLRMVVLLAAALAGAGPGAMKLIVVLVLAADIANAFMVIGFPLWLPDVRLPGGIWRCITVLVAAWSTVLAFANTARVTEWYTLSNPLNGTALYKWLDGWLSPYSFDIFTASLALTLTVALIRWWRSPGPHPHLTVLVAAYLVWAVLVTVPHYLGDYPDWLPYAVVVAGEAAWMLVPIATFRRDRSLSLDRAARRYLAGYAFCTLLFIGMLATTYLSHRLIPGTEPGLRWWLVLVAAVLGALLRPAARFVVRAVDRYYYGERAHPYQVVRRLAERMSQAVGPAEAPPLLCQTVVIALGLPAASVRVRTRSGPRELARLGEAELPAESFPLSYEGAVIGELSVPPRSGQRELDRQDREVLRLLADQASPAIASLRLYEDLQASRKKIVLAREEERRRLRHDLHDGLGPALSGLRLQLDAARTGLAAESEVAASLTAASAGIGQAITELRRITDGLAPAALGSEGLAGALRRLADGMGNRSLRVTLDLDPDPLPTLPAAVEVAIYRISGEALNNVVRHSGAAAARLVLRVGADEVTVEATDDGAGFPAHNGGAGVGLRSMAERAEELGGSFTAANDADGAVVRAVFPRVHG; from the coding sequence ATGAGCGAGAACGAGAGCACCACCACGGCCAGGGCGTTCGCGGCTGCCGCCCTGGCACTGCTCTGCACCCTGGTCTGGGTGGTACTCGCTCTCGCCAACCGGGGGCTCGAAGGCATCAGCGACTACTACTTCTTCGACGGGGTCTGGGTCGCGCTCGGCCTGACCTTCACCCTCTCCGGCCTGGTCCTGGTGATCAACCGGAGCGGGTCGGGGCTGGGCGTCCTGCTACTGGTCACCGGCGTGCTCCAGTCGCTCCGGATGGTGGTGCTGCTGGCCGCGGCGCTGGCCGGGGCGGGGCCCGGCGCGATGAAGCTGATCGTGGTGCTGGTGCTGGCCGCCGACATCGCCAACGCCTTCATGGTGATCGGCTTCCCGCTCTGGCTCCCCGACGTCCGGCTGCCCGGCGGGATCTGGCGGTGCATCACCGTGCTGGTCGCGGCGTGGAGCACGGTCCTGGCGTTCGCCAACACCGCCCGGGTCACCGAGTGGTACACCCTGTCGAACCCACTCAACGGCACCGCGCTCTACAAGTGGCTGGACGGCTGGCTCTCCCCGTACTCCTTCGACATCTTCACCGCCAGCCTGGCCCTGACCCTCACCGTCGCGCTGATCCGCTGGTGGCGCTCGCCCGGGCCGCACCCGCACCTGACCGTGCTGGTCGCGGCCTACCTGGTCTGGGCCGTGCTGGTCACCGTCCCGCACTACCTCGGTGACTACCCGGACTGGCTGCCGTACGCGGTGGTGGTCGCGGGCGAGGCCGCCTGGATGCTGGTTCCGATCGCGACCTTCCGCCGGGACCGCTCGCTCTCGCTGGACCGGGCCGCCCGGCGCTACCTGGCCGGCTACGCGTTCTGCACCCTGCTGTTCATCGGCATGCTGGCCACCACCTACCTGAGCCATCGTCTGATTCCCGGCACCGAGCCGGGCCTGCGCTGGTGGCTGGTGCTGGTGGCGGCGGTGCTCGGTGCGCTGCTGCGGCCCGCCGCCCGGTTCGTGGTGCGGGCCGTGGACCGGTACTACTACGGCGAGCGGGCGCACCCGTACCAGGTGGTGCGCCGGCTCGCCGAGCGGATGAGCCAGGCCGTCGGGCCCGCCGAGGCGCCGCCGCTGCTCTGCCAGACCGTGGTGATCGCGCTCGGCCTGCCCGCCGCGAGCGTCCGGGTCCGGACCCGGAGCGGGCCGCGCGAGCTGGCCCGGCTCGGCGAGGCCGAACTGCCCGCCGAGAGCTTCCCGCTCAGCTACGAGGGCGCCGTGATCGGCGAGCTGTCCGTGCCGCCGCGCTCCGGGCAGCGCGAGCTGGACCGGCAGGACCGCGAGGTGCTCCGGCTGCTCGCCGACCAGGCCTCGCCCGCGATCGCCTCGCTCCGGCTGTACGAGGACCTGCAGGCCAGCCGGAAGAAGATCGTGCTGGCCCGCGAGGAGGAGCGGCGGCGGCTGCGGCACGACCTGCACGACGGGCTCGGCCCCGCCCTGTCCGGGCTGCGGCTGCAGCTCGACGCGGCCAGGACCGGCCTGGCCGCCGAGTCGGAGGTGGCCGCCTCGCTGACCGCGGCCTCGGCCGGGATCGGGCAGGCGATCACCGAACTGCGCCGGATCACCGACGGGTTGGCCCCCGCCGCGCTCGGCAGCGAGGGGCTGGCCGGAGCGCTGCGCCGGCTGGCGGACGGGATGGGCAACCGCTCCCTCCGGGTGACCCTGGACCTGGACCCCGACCCGCTGCCGACCCTGCCGGCCGCGGTGGAGGTGGCGATCTACCGGATCAGCGGCGAGGCGCTCAACAACGTGGTGCGGCACTCGGGGGCGGCGGCCGCCCGGCTGGTGCTGCGGGTGGGGGCCGACGAGGTGACGGTCGAGGCGACCGACGACGGGGCGGGGTTCCCGGCGCACAACGGGGGAGCCGGGGTGGGGCTGCGGTCGATGGCGGAGCGGGCCGAGGAGTTGGGCGGGTCGTTCACCGCGGCGAACGAC